From a region of the Sander lucioperca isolate FBNREF2018 chromosome 8, SLUC_FBN_1.2, whole genome shotgun sequence genome:
- the faima gene encoding fas apoptotic inhibitory molecule a has product MSNDLAGVWEVALSDGVHRIEFEHGTTTGKRVIYVDGKEILRRDWMFKLVGKEAFNVGKSETKATINIDAVSGFAYEYTLEINGKSLKKYMENRSKVTSTWVLNLDGIDCRVVLEKDTMDVWCNGQNIETAGEFVDDGTETHFTLGDHNCCVKAVSSGKRRDGIIHTLLVDGTEIAECTE; this is encoded by the exons ATGTCGAATGATCTTGCTGGTGTGTGGGAGGTGGCACTGAGCGATGGAGTCCACAGGATAGAGTTTGAGCATGGCACGACCACCGGGAAAAGGGTCATCTACGTTGATGGAAAG GAGATACTGAGACGGGACTGGATGTTCAAACTTGTGGGGAAGGAGGCATTCAATGTGGGCAAATCAGAGACTAAAGCAACCATCAACATTGATGCAGTCAGCGGTTTTGCCTATGAGTACACCTTGGAGATCAACGGGAAGAGCTTGAAGAAGTACATGGAGAACAGATCAAAGGTCACCAGCACCTGGGTTCTCAACTTGGACGGCATTGACTGCAGGGTGGTCCTGG AGAAAGACACCATGGATGTTTGGTGCAATGGACAAAACATTGAGACTGCA GGGGAGTTTGTGGACGATGGCACAGAAACGCATTTCACACTCGGAGACCACAACTGCTGCGTGAAGGCTGTGAGCAGCGGGAAGAGACGAGACGGGATCATTCACACGCTGCTCGTGGATGGCACAGAGATAGCTGAATGCACAGAGTGA
- the cxcr2 gene encoding C-X-C chemokine receptor type 1, which translates to MKLQLLIVCVLMYLVRTNQQDGEKQQITEGVDLSDLSYTYNVSLYEDEPSTPCSVTAPGFNSLGLMITFMVVFVLSLLGNSVVVYVVCSMKKGRASTDIYLMHLAMADLLFCLTLPFWAVNAHSGWIFGNFLCKLLSGFQEASVYGGVFLLVCISVDRHFAIVRATRVLTSHHLLVKVVCGVVWLVAGVLSLPVAIQRESMHVDDLGRTICYENLTGESSDHWRVSLRVMRHLVGFFLPLVVMTVCYGWILVTLFHARNQQKQKAIRVILAVVSAFVLCWLPYNITVLIDTLIRGRTLPMETCETRYTVEMVLDVTQVLAFMHCAVNPVLYAFIGEKFRNQLLLALYKHGIISKRFLVAYKKGSVSSAGSLRSRITSASM; encoded by the exons ATGAAGCTGCAACTTTTGATCGTTTGtgttttgatgtatttggtTCGAACCAATCAACAAGATGGGGAAAAACAG CAGATAACAGAGGGAGTTGATCTAAGTGACTTGAGTTACACTTACAATGTTTCTCTGTATGAAGATGAACCATCTACTCCTTGCAGTGTAACTGCGCCTGGATTTAATAGCCTTGGCCTGATGATCACCTTCATGGTCGTGTTTGTCCTCAGCCTGTTGGGCAACAGTGTAGTTGTCTATGTGGTGTGTTCTATGAAGAAAGGTAGAGCCAGCACAGATATCTACTTGATGCACCTGGCGATGGCAGACCTTCTCTTCTGTCTTACCCTCCCGTTCTGGGCCGTCAATGCTCACTCTGGTTGGATCTTCGGCAACTTCCTGTGCAAACTCCTGTCGGGCTTCCAGGAGGCATCGGTATACGGTGGTGTCTTCTTGCTGGTGTGCATCAGTGTTGACCGCCACTTTGCCATTGTGAGAGCTACACGTGTCCTGACCTCCCATCACCTGTTGGTGAAAGTGGTGTGCGGTGTGGTGTGGCTGGTGGCTGGAGTGCTGTCCTTACCCGTGGCAATTCAGAGGGAGAGCATGCATGTTGATGACCTGGGCCGAACCATTTGCTATGAAAACCTAACCGGTGAAAGCAGTGACCACTGGCGTGTTAGTCTGCGTGTCATGCGCCACCTTGTGGGCTTTTTCCTGCCACTGGTGGTGATGACTGTCTGCTACGGCTGGATCCTGGTGACACTGTTCCACGCACGCAATCAACAAAAGCAAAAGGCCATACGTGTCATCCTGGCAGTGGTGTCAGCATTCGTTCTGTGCTGGCTGCCTTATAACATCACTGTCCTGATTGACACACTCATACGAGGCAGAACACTTCCAATGGAGACATGTGAAACTCGCTATACAGTGGAAATGGTGCTAGATGTGACCCAAGTGTTGGCCTTCATGCACTGTGCAGTGAATCCAGTGCTGTACGCCTTCATTGGGGAGAAGTTCCGTAACCAGCTGCTCTTAGCTCTTTACAAACACGGGATCATCAGCAAGAGGTTCCTGGTGGCTTACAAGAAGGGATCAGTCAGCAGTGCAGGGAGCTTAAGATCTAGAATCACCTCTGCttccatgtaa